The proteins below are encoded in one region of Ferroplasma acidiphilum:
- a CDS encoding glycosyltransferase, whose amino-acid sequence MKVLLIDEFSRIGGGQILSKLLLDYFNKNYGQTYLAVDREHTHIEYENIIQTPYYFRENMKLPSLYYYVAKTKKFLKHYIDNQFDLVFNNHPNMFLYKADINALHGFSFLDQIIDEYGNIKNKIIFNFIKKSGMYNLYNNANFYVNSNYTLKISNKLFPLLNIKPGIMKVIYIPVGYKEKPDLAFKVKNLVISIGRIDIRKNYGELFKIAVKLKNYRFIIAGALNRGDEEYYKNLIQNKPDNVEIKVNINEHDKLELLKKASIYIHLNRKEHYGISILEAMSYGIIPVVPESGGPWEDIIEHGKYGYGFNSIDEAVDQIKNIDFDIVKTIMDLMYRFSFKNFYYNMDNFVEEVQNS is encoded by the coding sequence ATGAAAGTCTTATTGATAGACGAATTTTCTAGAATTGGCGGTGGCCAGATTTTATCCAAACTCCTGCTGGACTATTTTAATAAAAATTATGGACAGACATATCTGGCTGTTGACAGGGAGCATACGCATATAGAATATGAAAATATAATACAAACTCCTTATTATTTCAGGGAAAACATGAAATTACCCTCTTTATATTATTATGTAGCGAAAACAAAAAAATTCTTAAAACACTATATAGATAACCAGTTCGATTTAGTATTCAATAACCACCCTAATATGTTCCTGTATAAAGCAGATATTAATGCTTTGCATGGATTTTCTTTTCTTGACCAGATAATTGATGAATATGGAAATATCAAGAATAAAATAATTTTTAATTTTATTAAAAAAAGTGGAATGTATAATTTATATAACAATGCTAATTTTTACGTTAATAGCAATTACACTCTGAAGATATCTAATAAACTGTTTCCTCTGTTGAATATAAAACCCGGCATTATGAAAGTCATATACATTCCCGTTGGCTATAAAGAAAAACCTGATTTAGCTTTTAAAGTCAAAAATTTAGTTATAAGTATCGGCAGGATAGATATACGCAAAAATTATGGAGAATTGTTTAAAATCGCTGTTAAGTTAAAAAATTATAGATTTATAATAGCAGGTGCACTTAACAGGGGAGACGAAGAATATTACAAAAATCTGATACAAAATAAACCAGATAATGTGGAAATCAAGGTAAATATAAATGAACATGATAAACTTGAATTATTAAAAAAAGCCTCAATATATATACATTTGAACAGGAAAGAGCATTACGGCATATCAATATTGGAAGCGATGTCATATGGAATAATTCCTGTTGTTCCTGAAAGTGGCGGGCCATGGGAGGATATAATAGAACACGGAAAGTATGGATATGGATTTAATAGCATTGATGAAGCGGTGGACCAGATAAAAAATATCGATTTTGACATTGTAAAAACTATAATGGATTTGATGTATAGGTTTTCATTTAAAAATTTTTATTATAATATGGATAATTTTGTAGAAGAAGTTCAAAATAGTTAA
- a CDS encoding DUF2079 domain-containing protein, producing MFSNLRERIPQYIRDHKKDFLAFSIALAFFIVFSIFSILQYYSLGTSALDLGINAQSLYTFIHEGMFYSPLLGENTLAQHFTIFKFTQVPIYYIFPSPLSLMIYEDFFIVMGGYIVYLLSMELLKDHIKSMKLLYLVSIGFLLAYEFSPFTESLISFSFHNMAFLPFFFLLAFYAFLTERRVLQIISLAFIISLHANFIYIVAILLLYEFLFLHTSRGKKIGTWLSAKSKPTGIKNFSYFIIFIAILYVYLIFADFMKADISGVSAFSALPTTGEVGTPVSSPFALLLLLFHNPGEFSSIIGTNAGVKIFYLNLLFKSNIYLPLFSPLSLILLLPYIMYAVPSSYAAYYQLGYQYSAMVSGAIYISAIIGTYNVISFGKYIYRHNKSIRLRAKKVSAKIHNNNIWIPVISILIIVVLVISIPFGLLSPPGMQHTDHSTMNDIFEQNSGGAASFLINVSSNLPPNSYILTQNSLMPYFSNDINAYSTPWSPGYYNILPEFRYVVIQNNSFWATQGENHSLQIIVNNGLMNGNYTIINRYSPANIMILENTHNMPA from the coding sequence ATGTTTTCGAACCTGCGAGAAAGAATACCTCAATACATTCGTGATCATAAAAAAGATTTTCTGGCCTTTTCAATAGCCCTTGCGTTCTTCATAGTATTTTCCATATTTTCTATCCTTCAGTATTATTCGCTGGGAACATCAGCCCTTGATTTAGGAATTAATGCACAGAGCCTCTATACTTTTATTCACGAAGGGATGTTTTACTCACCATTGCTAGGTGAAAATACACTGGCACAGCATTTCACAATTTTTAAATTTACCCAGGTGCCTATATATTACATATTCCCATCTCCACTTTCTCTAATGATATATGAAGACTTCTTTATTGTAATGGGGGGATACATAGTATATCTACTTTCAATGGAACTATTAAAAGACCATATAAAGTCCATGAAGTTGCTTTATCTGGTATCAATCGGCTTTTTATTAGCTTATGAATTTTCTCCATTTACAGAAAGCCTCATATCATTTTCATTCCACAATATGGCATTTCTCCCGTTCTTCTTTTTACTTGCATTTTACGCTTTTTTAACAGAAAGGAGAGTACTTCAAATAATTTCCCTGGCGTTCATCATAAGCCTGCATGCCAATTTCATTTATATTGTTGCCATATTATTATTGTACGAATTTCTATTCCTCCACACATCAAGGGGAAAGAAAATTGGTACCTGGCTATCAGCAAAATCCAAACCAACCGGGATAAAGAATTTTAGCTACTTTATTATTTTCATTGCAATTTTGTATGTATATCTGATATTTGCAGATTTTATGAAAGCGGATATATCTGGAGTATCAGCATTCTCAGCATTGCCAACAACCGGTGAAGTGGGAACACCTGTGAGTTCACCATTTGCATTGTTATTATTGCTATTCCATAATCCTGGAGAATTTTCTTCAATTATAGGAACAAATGCTGGTGTAAAAATATTTTATCTTAATCTTTTATTCAAATCAAATATTTACCTTCCACTGTTTTCACCATTATCATTAATTCTTTTATTACCATATATTATGTATGCTGTGCCCTCCTCATACGCAGCATATTACCAGCTCGGTTACCAGTATTCTGCTATGGTATCAGGGGCGATATATATATCTGCAATCATAGGTACATATAATGTAATATCATTTGGAAAGTATATTTATAGGCACAATAAATCTATAAGGTTACGTGCTAAGAAAGTATCTGCAAAAATACATAATAACAATATATGGATACCTGTTATAAGTATATTGATAATCGTGGTGCTGGTTATATCTATACCATTCGGGTTATTATCACCCCCTGGCATGCAACACACAGATCACAGTACAATGAATGATATATTTGAGCAAAATTCTGGTGGGGCTGCTTCTTTTCTTATCAATGTTTCCAGTAATCTTCCTCCCAATTCATACATACTAACGCAAAACTCACTGATGCCATATTTTAGCAATGACATAAACGCCTATTCCACTCCCTGGTCTCCGGGATATTATAATATTCTCCCAGAATTTAGATACGTTGTTATACAGAACAATTCTTTCTGGGCTACCCAGGGAGAAAACCACTCTTTGCAAATTATTGTTAACAACGGTTTAATGAATGGCAATTATACAATAATAAACAGGTATAGTCCCGCAAATATAATGATTCTTGAGAACACACATAATATGCCAGCTTAA
- a CDS encoding glycosyltransferase: MKYDNIVTLTSHIKNQIISEFNVNEKNITVIPPYIPDSFFPLSGKEQLRKELGLPLDKRLILSISSDQPRKNLQMVKRVMANLDDSFKLVRVGTPIGDSITFNNVDIVKLNKIYNASDMLFLPTKEEGFGYPVVEAFSTGLPVLSSNIDVLKEVTNGAALLINPEELKENVEGVYSIMDNHEYYTKKGYERAKYYSSSAVKKQLVSYYNSIQ; this comes from the coding sequence ATGAAATATGATAATATTGTCACACTGACATCGCACATCAAAAATCAAATAATATCGGAATTTAATGTAAACGAAAAAAATATTACTGTTATCCCACCTTACATTCCAGACTCATTTTTTCCATTATCCGGCAAAGAGCAATTACGGAAAGAGCTAGGACTTCCACTTGATAAAAGACTTATCTTATCTATATCATCCGACCAGCCGAGAAAGAATCTTCAAATGGTTAAACGTGTAATGGCTAATCTTGATGACTCGTTCAAACTTGTACGTGTAGGCACTCCGATAGGGGATAGCATTACTTTTAATAATGTAGATATTGTAAAACTCAATAAAATATATAACGCCTCAGACATGCTATTCCTCCCAACAAAAGAGGAAGGGTTTGGATATCCAGTAGTTGAGGCTTTTAGTACCGGTTTGCCTGTACTTTCATCAAACATAGATGTGCTTAAGGAGGTGACAAACGGGGCTGCATTGCTTATAAATCCCGAGGAATTAAAGGAAAATGTAGAAGGTGTATACAGTATAATGGATAATCATGAATATTATACAAAAAAAGGCTATGAAAGGGCAAAATATTACAGTTCTTCAGCTGTAAAGAAACAATTAGTTTCATATTACAACAGCATCCAATAA